The sequence AGGATTTATTAAATAAAGAAATAGAAAACAAATTAGTAACATTTTAATTTAAGGAGGATTAATTTATAGCAACAGATAATAGGTTTGTGCGGCCAAGGTTTCAAAAAAAAGAAGAAGCGCATAAAATAAACGAGAAAATCAGAGCCAGGGAGATCAGGTTAGTAGGAGATAATGTAGAAACTGAGGTTGTTTCACTTGAAAAAGGATTAGAAATAGCCAAGGAAATGGATCTTGATTTAGTAGAAATTGTTCCCAATGCTACCCCTCCAGTTTGTAAAGTAGTTGATTATAAAAAATTCCTTTATGAACTTAAAAAGAAGGCCAAGGAAATAAAAGCCAAAGCATCTAAAATAGTTGTAAAGGAAATACGTTTTGGGC comes from Bacteroidota bacterium and encodes:
- a CDS encoding translation initiation factor IF-3 — encoded protein: MATDNRFVRPRFQKKEEAHKINEKIRAREIRLVGDNVETEVVSLEKGLEIAKEMDLDLVEIVPNATPPVCKVVDYKKFLYELKKKAKEIKAKASKIVVKEIRFGPNTDDHDFNFKLNHAIKFLEEGAKVKAFVFFKGRSIIYKEQGEVLLLKFAQALEEFGKVESMPALEGKRMIIFLAPKKKIK